The region AGTCATGATGCAAACTCTCATTTGGGTCATGTTTTTAATGATGGACCTCAACAAGCAGGCGGATTAAGGTACTGCATTAACTCAGCAGCACTCAAGTTTATTCCGTATGATAAGTTGGACGAAAATGGACTAAGTGAATATAAAAAAATATTTGACTAATTACATTTAGTAAGTGGATAATTACAAGTATCATAAATGTATTGGAGGAAATGATTATGGCTCAAGAAACTGCAATATTTGCTGGCGGTTGTTTCTGGTGTATGGTTGAACCATTTGAAGAACAACCAGGGATTAAACAGGTGCTGTCTGGATATACTGGTGGACACACCAGTAACCCAACTTATGAGGAAGTTGCTAGTCATACTACAGGTCATACAGAGGCTGTTCAGATCACATTTGATCCAGAAGTTATTTCGTATGACAAATTAGTTGAGATTTATTGGCAGCAAACAGATCCAACTGATGCAATGGGACAGTTCCAAGATCGTGGTGATAACTATCGTCCTGTAATCTTTGTTAATAACGATTCACAGCGAAAGATTGCTGAAAAATCAAAGGAAAGTTTAAAAAAATCTGGCCGTTTTGATGAACCAATCGTTACAACCATTGAAGAAGCCAGTACCTTTTATCCAGCCGAAGAAGAGCACCAAGAGTTCTATAAAAAGAATCCGCGACGCTATCAAATGGAAGAATCTGGTGGAAGAACAGACTTTATTGAAAAGCACTGGAACAAGTAAAAAATTAAGGTGTTTCATTAACTATCGTTGGTAAAACAATTCAGGCTTTAATCATTGGATGATTAAAGCCTTTTTTAGTCGTTTTATTTAGTTAGAAAAATTTCATTATCTACATTATTATCTACATTAAGGGTGGATCTGAATAATGGCAAGAGAGTGAATAGGCCGATTGCCAATTGATGGATAAATTTTAAATGGCGTATTTGCGAATAAAAAATACTAAACCCGATCTGAATTGGATAGTGCCGGGTCAAAAGCTTTAAATTATTATCACTTTTATAAACAGTGGCAATAATTTCATCAGCTAAATTTGCTAAATGATATTTTGTATTTACAACGTTAATTCTTTAATTGGCATGATCAAGCTCTGACTTAATATTAGCATTTTAAAGAAAAATCAGGACACAAAAAAACAGGTTGAGTATTCTCAGCCTGTTCAGAATGTAATAAATTAAAGGTTTTGCTTGTTACGCTCTTTTCTCGCAAAGAAGATCCAGGCAATTGCCCCAAAGAAGATTGGTCCAGCAATTGTCCAAAGTGCTGTAAACATGTCGCCAGTAATAAATGGTACAAGAATTGTAAATACGATACCAACTCCAACTGTTAACATAACAACAGTGGTAACAGTAATTATCCAAGTGTGATTATGGTAAGCCTCAAATGGATGGTCCAATTCCTTCTTTGCTCTAAAGAACGGAAATGCACCTACCAAGAATAGGTAGGGAAGGGTCGTTGAAACATTACTCATGTTAGTAAGAACATTATAGAAGAATGTTGCATCTTTATGTGTAATTGCCGCAAGAATTGAAATACCACCAACGAAAACAATTACAATGATAGCTTGTAACCACATCGAATTGGCTGGCATACCATTTTTATTTAATTCAGTCATCTTCTTTGGCCATAATTCCTTTGGTGATCCAAGAATAAATGACTTAAGCGGGGAATAACTAAGGACGAAGAATGAACCAATATAAGCTAGTAACATACCAACACCAGCAAAACGAGAAAAAATTGTTCCCATGAGTGCTGAAGTACCTGAACTCATGCCGAGTGAATTACCTAATTGATAACCTAGGTTACGCATTAAAACATATGTGATATTCCCAAGGTTAGCTTTTTGACCAATAATAACTGAATGCCAGTTGGCTGAAACACCCCATAAAAAGATTGCAAGTGAATATCCAATTGCAATAACGGCGCCACCAATTAAGATTCCTTTAGGAAATGTCTTTTCTGGCTTATCCAAACTATCTGTAATACCACCAAGCGATTCCAAACCACCATAAGCAAAGATTGCATAGATAACAAAAGAGATCATAGCGATTGGTGACTGGAACTGAGCGCTTGGAGATGTTGCAAAATCAGAAAGATGGTGAATTGGTTGAGCTAGTTGACCATGATTTGCAATCAAAATAATTACACTAGCAAGTAATAAAATGACGTTCAATGCCATGATTGCAATACCGCCTAAGGATGAAACCTTAGCAAGAGTATCAATACCACGTGACGCTGCCCAAGTAACAAAGAGAACCCATGCGATAGCTAAAAGACCAATTGTCATTGTCGAATTTAGACCTAATATTGACCAAGTACCTGTCGTATCATGACCCGAAATAATGGTTGCTAAGGTGATCCAGATTTTTTGAGAAATCATAACCATCCAGATTAACCATGAAGCGAGCCACATAAATGTCGCAATAAAAGCCCATTTCTCTCCAATAGAAGCTTCCAGCCAAGAATAAATACCGCCTTTAGCTTCTTTGAATGTCGATCCATATTCAGCAAACATTAAACCAGCTGGAATGAAGAATAGAACAGCACCTAAAATGTACCAAAAAATTGCTCCATATCCCATTTGTTCAAAGGCAGCTGGTGTGTTACCAAACCCAAAAATGGTAGTAAAAATCATTAAAACTAACGCACTAAGCGAAAGTTTCTTACCTTGTTTACCCATAAATACCTCTCCTTAATTAAGTAGAATAAAACCATATGAGAATTAGTTTAGCAGATTTAAGGAATGTAAACCCGCATTATTAATAAATCTAATTGAGATTAAATCATTATTTTATGTAATTGTAATCATTTTATAGATTTAACTTAATAAACTCATATAAGATTTATTTAAAATTATTGAATGGCTGTTTTAAATAAATTACAGTTGAAATACTGACTTAAAAAACCTAAAAAGATTGTGAGGATAGCAAGCATATTTTAAAAATGCAAAGTACCGAATTAAATGACAAAACATTTTAATTCAATTAACGAAAATACGTTGAATTTAGAAATTTCATTAATATCAGCAAGAAACAGTTATTTAATTTATTTTGTCTACTTTGGATAATATATATTATGTAAACCTAGAAGAGAAAAAACAAAAAACACTACATTTGTAGTGCTCCCTTCTCATCCGACAGTCAAATCAATAACTAACCCAACCAGCATTGTTAAAGCCGCCAAAACTGAAAGCAATTGAATTTGATTAATCTTAATTGATCCGGCTCTTTGCTTACGTGCAAACAATAATTCAATCACGCCTAATGTTGCAAGCCCCAATAAGAACTTTAAAATAACTAACACAGGCGACATGGCGACTGTATGTACCATTAACAAAAGATTTGATCCAACCATTACTATGTATAAAGCTCGGTCTGTGTATAGCGAGATTATAACCTGTTGAATTTGGTTTGTTGTTAATCCCATCACCGTAACCAATAGTATTAAAATCCATGAAAAATTATGTATAAACTCAGGAATCGACATTCCAAAAAAACCTCCAAAATACCTTATTAATTCCATTCTATCATATCGCACATTTAGTAAGTAGTTAAAATTCATTTTAAAGACCTTGGTCTAAAAGATCCGTCATAAAAATAAGTTCTAAAATCTAATTAGTTCAATTTATAATTATAAAAGGCCCCCTAAACAACAATTTATTATTTAGGAGGTCATCTTACCAGATATTTGTGTTTTTAATTATTCTAAAAAATCAGATATGAACTTGGTAAATATTTTTAACATGGCTTTATCACTTCGGAACATCATTTCTGGATGCCATTGATATGCTGCTATATGATGCTTTGAATCATTAAACCCTTCGATTACACCATCCTTGGCTTTTGCAGTTATGGTCAATCCCTTACCTAATTTCTTAATTGCTTGATGATGGAGTGAGTTAACTTGAATTTCACTACTCTCAAACATTTGTATCAATGTTGGATCTTTCAGTTGAACAAGATGGCTTGGCTGATCGTTTTGAACAGGAATTTTAGTTTGGTCATGTTCAATATTAACTGATCTTTTAATCATAGATTCGTCTTGGTATAAGCTACCACCAAAATAGACATTAACGAGCTGGGCACCACGACAAATCGCCAAAATTGGAATATCGCGACTAATCGCTCCCTGAATTAAAGCATTTTCAAAAGTATCCCTTTTAGTGGAAGTGGCACCTAATAAATCAGAAGGAGCTTCCCCATATAAATCTGGAGAAA is a window of Pediococcus claussenii ATCC BAA-344 DNA encoding:
- a CDS encoding YisL family protein; translated protein: MSIPEFIHNFSWILILLVTVMGLTTNQIQQVIISLYTDRALYIVMVGSNLLLMVHTVAMSPVLVILKFLLGLATLGVIELLFARKQRAGSIKINQIQLLSVLAALTMLVGLVIDLTVG
- the yjeM gene encoding glutamate/gamma-aminobutyrate family transporter YjeM — its product is MGKQGKKLSLSALVLMIFTTIFGFGNTPAAFEQMGYGAIFWYILGAVLFFIPAGLMFAEYGSTFKEAKGGIYSWLEASIGEKWAFIATFMWLASWLIWMVMISQKIWITLATIISGHDTTGTWSILGLNSTMTIGLLAIAWVLFVTWAASRGIDTLAKVSSLGGIAIMALNVILLLASVIILIANHGQLAQPIHHLSDFATSPSAQFQSPIAMISFVIYAIFAYGGLESLGGITDSLDKPEKTFPKGILIGGAVIAIGYSLAIFLWGVSANWHSVIIGQKANLGNITYVLMRNLGYQLGNSLGMSSGTSALMGTIFSRFAGVGMLLAYIGSFFVLSYSPLKSFILGSPKELWPKKMTELNKNGMPANSMWLQAIIVIVFVGGISILAAITHKDATFFYNVLTNMSNVSTTLPYLFLVGAFPFFRAKKELDHPFEAYHNHTWIITVTTVVMLTVGVGIVFTILVPFITGDMFTALWTIAGPIFFGAIAWIFFARKERNKQNL
- the msrA gene encoding peptide-methionine (S)-S-oxide reductase MsrA, with protein sequence MAQETAIFAGGCFWCMVEPFEEQPGIKQVLSGYTGGHTSNPTYEEVASHTTGHTEAVQITFDPEVISYDKLVEIYWQQTDPTDAMGQFQDRGDNYRPVIFVNNDSQRKIAEKSKESLKKSGRFDEPIVTTIEEASTFYPAEEEHQEFYKKNPRRYQMEESGGRTDFIEKHWNK
- a CDS encoding gamma-glutamyl-gamma-aminobutyrate hydrolase family protein, with the translated sequence MTNSKKIFGVVANFFQNSSELFAKENLTYTMQGNIDSVVAAGALPLLIPIGIPADVNQYLSKIDALLLPGGQDVSPDLYGEAPSDLLGATSTKRDTFENALIQGAISRDIPILAICRGAQLVNVYFGGSLYQDESMIKRSVNIEHDQTKIPVQNDQPSHLVQLKDPTLIQMFESSEIQVNSLHHQAIKKLGKGLTITAKAKDGVIEGFNDSKHHIAAYQWHPEMMFRSDKAMLKIFTKFISDFLE